The Primulina tabacum isolate GXHZ01 chromosome 16, ASM2559414v2, whole genome shotgun sequence genome window below encodes:
- the LOC142529669 gene encoding serine carboxypeptidase 24-like: MGSRRLILLSLFISVSPFLIIAAEEQQELDRITALPGQPPVKFAQFSGYVTVNEEQGRSLFYWLTEATDHAHEKPLVLWLNGGPGCSSIAYGASEELGPFRINKTGSSLYLNEYAWNRVANILFLESPAGVGFSYTNTSSNLKDSGDKRTAKDALAFLIKWMSRFPQYKYREFYMSGESYAGHYVPQLAQRIYDYNKKSSHPIINLKGFIVGNAVTDNYYDNVGTVTYWWSHSMISDKTYKLIMKLCDFKSVKTSHKCDEALNYAMNHEFGGIDQYSIYTRTCNSSKTNIRNTPRLKNTLIRPRFSGYDPCSENYAEKFYNRPDVQKALHANTTGIEYKWTACSDVLLRNWKDADFSMLPIYKKLIAAGLRIWVFSGDTDSVVPVTATRFSLSHLNLKIKTPWYPWYSGNQVGGWTEVYDGLTFATVRGAGHEVPMFEPRRAFILFQTFLSGKNLPKS, from the exons ATGGGTTCACGGAGATTAATTCTCCTGTCTCTCTTCATTTCCGTCTCCCCGTTTCTGATCATCGCCGCGGAGGAGCAGCAAGAGTTGGACCGTATAACGGCGCTGCCAGGGCAGCCGCCGGTGAAGTTCGCGCAATTCTCCGGGTACGTTACTGTGAACGAAGAGCAGGGGCGTTCACTATTTTATTGGCTGACGGAGGCTACCGATCACGCACACGAAAAGCCTCTAGTTCTTTGGCTCAATGGAG GACCTGGATGTTCATCTATTGCATATGGAGCATCTGAGGAGTTAGGGCCGTTTCGAATTAACAAAACTGGTTCATCTCTCTATTTGAACGAATATGCTTGGAACAGAG TGGCAAATATTCTGTTTCTTGAGTCACCGGCTGGTGTTGGCTTCTCTTATACAAACACAAGCTCTAATCTAAAGGATTCTGGGGACAAAAGGACAG CTAAGGATGCTCTAGCTTTCCTCATTAAATGGATGTCTAGGTTTCCACAATACAAATACCGAGAATTCTACATGTCTGGGGAGAGTTATGCAG GCCACTATGTCCCACAATTAGCACAGAGAATATATGATTATAACAAGAAATCTTCCCATCCAATAATCAATTTGAAAGGATTCATT GTTGGGAATGCTGTTACAGACAACTACTACGATAATGTCGGGACCGTAACATATTGGTGGAGCCACTCCATGATATCAGATAAAACCTATAAATTGATTATGAAACTATGCGATTTTAAGTCGGTGAAAACATCACACAAATGCGATGAAGCTTTGAATTATGCCATGAACCACGAATTTGGTGGCATAGATCAGTATAGCATTTACACCCGGACGTGCAATTCGTCAAAGACAAATATTAGGAATACTCCAAGGCTCAAGAACACTCTTATACGCCCAAGATTTTCTGGGTACGACCCATGTTCCGAGAACTATGCTGAGAAGTTCTATAACCGGCCAGATGTGCAGAAGGCCCTCCATGCAAACACCACGGGGATCGAATACAAATGGACTGCCTGCAG TGACGTGCTTTTACGGAACTGGAAGGACGCGGATTTTTCAATGTTACCAATCTACAAAAAACTAATCGCTGCCGGGCTTAGAATATGGGTGTTTAG TGGAGACACAGATTCGGTGGTGCCCGTTACAGCGACTCGGTTTTCCTTGAGCCATCTTAATCTCAAGATCAAAACTCCATGGTATCCTTGGTATTCTGGCAATCAG GTTGGGGGATGGACCGAAGTGTACGATGGGCTAACATTTGCCACAGTTAGAGGAGCAGGGCATGAGGTTCCTATGTTTGAACCTAGGAGagctttcattcttttccagACATTCTTGTCTGGCAAGAACTTGCCAAAATCTTGA